One window of the Strix uralensis isolate ZFMK-TIS-50842 chromosome 3, bStrUra1, whole genome shotgun sequence genome contains the following:
- the GPATCH11 gene encoding G patch domain-containing protein 11 isoform X2, whose protein sequence is MKRKTTCLIYLLSTQDVRPGLPMVRRMKDAIQKEEKQKEANEKNRQKSIKEEEKERRDLVLKSALGNENKGFALLQKMGYKSGQALGKSGEGIVEPIPLNIKTGRSGLGHEELKKRKAEEKLENYRQKLHMKKKANEQAADQFRIRFKNKQEERKMEGDLRKSQRACQQLDMQKAIDVPKETWYWLEPEEEDKDEEDKEDECTSSDLSVSEKLHILTAYLREKHFYCIWCGTTYEDPEDLSSNCPGDSAADHD, encoded by the exons ATGAAGAGGAAGACTACATGtctgatttatttattaagtAC GCAGGATGTAAGGCCAGGCTTGCCCATGGTGAGGCGGATGAAGGATGCtattcagaaagaagaaaagcaaaaagaagccaATGAGAAGAACAGACAAAAGAGtataaaagaagaagaaaaagagagacgTGACTTGGTATTGAAAAGTGCATTGGGCAATGAGAACAAAGGCTTTGCTTTGCTCCAGAAGATGGGCTACAAGAGCGGCCAGGCCCTTGGCAAAAGTG GAGAAGGCATTGTTGAACCTATTCCTCTGAACATAAAAACAG GCAGAAGTGGGCTTGGTCACGAGGAATTAAAAAAGcgaaaagctgaagaaaaactaGAAAACTATAGACAAAAActccatatgaaaaaaaaagcaaatgaacaagCTGCAGATCAGTTCAG AATAAGattcaaaaacaaacaagaagaacGTAAGATGGAAGGGGACCTCCGAAAAAGCCAGAGGGCCTGCCAGCAATTAGATATGCAAAAA GCTATTGATGTTCCCAAGGAGACTTGGTATTGGCTAGAACCTGAAGAGGAAGACAAAGATGAGGAAGACAAGGAAGATGAATGCACAAGCTCAGACTTAAGT GTATCAGAAAAGCTACACATCCTGACTGCCTATCTgagagaaaaacacttttattgCATTTGGTGTGGAACAACCTATGAAG ACCCTGAAGACTTATCTTCAAACTGCCCTGGAGACAGTGCTGCAGATCATGACTAG
- the EIF2AK2 gene encoding interferon-induced, double-stranded RNA-activated protein kinase isoform X2 has protein sequence MEREYMEKINHYCQKHKLRLAYIDVGMTGPSHDPEFTVVVKINGVEYGTGTGKKKKEAKAVAAKKTWEVIEKRPESPSNVQAAELMTTQATLLPVPASNYVSLLNMYSQRTLQIVDYPNKERTGDAHAPMFSCSCTISGIVYGSGTGTSLAAAKQAAAKQAFEKLNKEDTLTMGSKYSNGNSTFSKCSNSSRVPTQTDSDICFEDSAAKLVEKMKDVAVSEKPSPPQRDAQGSALKCGRKLAANLYNARNQEEKRKMSDSDESLPDLDTNTSEENGSPYTVNKRFLESFKNIEPIGEGGFGNVFKATGKLDERTYAVKRVCFTKNVRREVKELAALDHENIVRYYCSWKGCDCVTHPDSRQKSDKETVCLFIQMELCEQGTLENWIEKNRRDLKYHEKAQTKFLQILKGVKYIHSKELIHRDLKPQNIFISREDKIKIGDFGLVTSVAYGTLTENRGTKSYMAPEQFGDTYGNEVDIYALGLVWFEILSAFSGHEKIKVWHNVRESNLPASFTNQFPTKAPIIKKMLSRNPSGRYSASEILEFFKSVDKDSSLKTHTQ, from the exons GTTCACAGTTGTGGTTAAAATAAATGGTGTAGAATATGGTACAGGCACTggtaaaaaaaagaaggaagcaaaagcaGTAGCAGCAAAAAAAACCTGGGAAGTGATTGAGAAACGG CCAGAGAGTCCTTCAAATGTGCAAGCTGCAGAATTAATGACAACTCAAGCGACCTTATTACCTGTACCAGCCAGCAACTATGTCAGCCTACTAAATATGTATTCACAACGGACATTGCAAATAGTTGATTATCCTAACAAAGAACGTACCGGAGACGCCCATGCTCCCAT GTTTTCTTGTAGCTGTACAATTAGTGGTATTGTGTATGGAAGTGGCACTGGAACTTCTCTAGCTGCTGCAAAACAAGCTGCTGCAAAACAAGCATTTGAGAAGCTAAATAAGGAAGACACTCTAACA atgggAAGTAAATATTCTAATGGCAATTCTACATTTAGCAAATGTAGCAATTCCTCTCGAGTGCCAACTCAGACGGACTCGGA TATTTGCTTTGAAGACTCAGCTGCAAAGTTGGtagaaaaaatgaaagatgtgGCAGTAAGTGAaaagccttctcctcctcag AGGGATGCACAAGGTTCTGCCTTGAAATGTGGAAG aaaattgGCAGCTAATTTATATAATGCAAGAAaccaggaagagaaaagaaagatgtcgGATTCAGATGAAAGTCTGCCAGATTTGGACACAAATACCAGTGAAGAGAATGGAAGTCCATACACTGTGAATAAAAG atttcttgagagttttaaaaatattgagcCCATTGGTGAAGGTGGTTTTGGGAATGTTTTCAAGGCAACAGGAAAGCTTGATGAAAGAACCTATGCAGTCAAACGAGTTTGCTTCACAAA GAATGTAAGGCGTGAAGTAAAAGAACTTGCAGCACTTGACCACGAAAACATAGTACGGTATTACTGTAGCTGGAAAGGATGTGACTGTGTAACTCATCCAGACTCAAG GCAGAAGTCAGACAAAGAAACTGTCTGTCTTTTCATCCAAATGGAATTATGTGAACAAGGGACATTGGAAAACTGGATTGAAAAGAATAGACGAGACCTGAAGTATCATGAGAAGGCACAAACCAAATTTTTACAAATACTGAAAGGAGTGAAATATATTCATTCTAAAGAGTTAATTCATCGAGATCTCAAG cCTCAGAATATATTCATATCAcgtgaagataaaataaaaataggtgaCTTTGGTCTTGTGACTTCTGTGGCATATGGGACTCTGACTGAGAACAGAGGAACAAAATCATATATGGCACCAGAACAG TTCGGGGACACATATGGAAATGAAGTAGATATTTATGCACTGGGATTAGTTTGGTTTGAAATTCTTTCGGCATTCAGTGGTCATGAGAAAATTAAG GTATGGCATAATGTTAGAGAAAGTAATCTTCCAGCGAGCTTCACCAACCAGTTTCCAACAAAG gCACCTATAATCAAAAAGATGCTTTCAAGAAACCCTTCAGGAAGATACTCTGCATCTGAAATACTTGAGTTTTTTAAGTCTGTTGATAAAGACAGCTCACTGAAAACTCATACTCAGTGA
- the GPATCH11 gene encoding G patch domain-containing protein 11 isoform X1, which yields MEDDEEEDYMSDLFIKQDVRPGLPMVRRMKDAIQKEEKQKEANEKNRQKSIKEEEKERRDLVLKSALGNENKGFALLQKMGYKSGQALGKSGEGIVEPIPLNIKTGRSGLGHEELKKRKAEEKLENYRQKLHMKKKANEQAADQFRIRFKNKQEERKMEGDLRKSQRACQQLDMQKAIDVPKETWYWLEPEEEDKDEEDKEDECTSSDLSVSEKLHILTAYLREKHFYCIWCGTTYEDPEDLSSNCPGDSAADHD from the exons ATGGAGGACGATGAAGAGGAAGACTACATGtctgatttatttattaa GCAGGATGTAAGGCCAGGCTTGCCCATGGTGAGGCGGATGAAGGATGCtattcagaaagaagaaaagcaaaaagaagccaATGAGAAGAACAGACAAAAGAGtataaaagaagaagaaaaagagagacgTGACTTGGTATTGAAAAGTGCATTGGGCAATGAGAACAAAGGCTTTGCTTTGCTCCAGAAGATGGGCTACAAGAGCGGCCAGGCCCTTGGCAAAAGTG GAGAAGGCATTGTTGAACCTATTCCTCTGAACATAAAAACAG GCAGAAGTGGGCTTGGTCACGAGGAATTAAAAAAGcgaaaagctgaagaaaaactaGAAAACTATAGACAAAAActccatatgaaaaaaaaagcaaatgaacaagCTGCAGATCAGTTCAG AATAAGattcaaaaacaaacaagaagaacGTAAGATGGAAGGGGACCTCCGAAAAAGCCAGAGGGCCTGCCAGCAATTAGATATGCAAAAA GCTATTGATGTTCCCAAGGAGACTTGGTATTGGCTAGAACCTGAAGAGGAAGACAAAGATGAGGAAGACAAGGAAGATGAATGCACAAGCTCAGACTTAAGT GTATCAGAAAAGCTACACATCCTGACTGCCTATCTgagagaaaaacacttttattgCATTTGGTGTGGAACAACCTATGAAG ACCCTGAAGACTTATCTTCAAACTGCCCTGGAGACAGTGCTGCAGATCATGACTAG
- the EIF2AK2 gene encoding interferon-induced, double-stranded RNA-activated protein kinase isoform X3 — MEREYMEKINHYCQKHKLRLAYIDVGMTGPSHDPEFTVVVKINGVEYGTGTGKKKKEAKAVAAKKTWEVIEKRPESPSNVQAAELMTTQATLLPVPASNYVSLLNMYSQRTLQIVDYPNKERTGDAHAPMFSCSCTISGIVYGSGTGTSLAAAKQAAAKQAFEKLNKEDTLTMGSKYSNGNSTFSKCSNSSRVPTQTDSDSICFEDSAAKLVEKMKDVAVSEKPSPPQRDAQGSALKCGRKLAANLYNARNQEEKRKMSDSDESLPDLDTNTSEENGSPYTVNKRFLESFKNIEPIGEGGFGNVFKATGKLDERTYAVKRVCFTKNVRREVKELAALDHENIVRYYCSWKGCDCVTHPDSRQKSDKETVCLFIQMELCEQGTLENWIEKNRRDLKYHEKAQTKFLQILKGVKYIHSKELIHRDLKPQNIFISREDKIKIGDFGLVTSVAYGTLTENRGTKSYMAPEQVWHNVRESNLPASFTNQFPTKAPIIKKMLSRNPSGRYSASEILEFFKSVDKDSSLKTHTQ, encoded by the exons GTTCACAGTTGTGGTTAAAATAAATGGTGTAGAATATGGTACAGGCACTggtaaaaaaaagaaggaagcaaaagcaGTAGCAGCAAAAAAAACCTGGGAAGTGATTGAGAAACGG CCAGAGAGTCCTTCAAATGTGCAAGCTGCAGAATTAATGACAACTCAAGCGACCTTATTACCTGTACCAGCCAGCAACTATGTCAGCCTACTAAATATGTATTCACAACGGACATTGCAAATAGTTGATTATCCTAACAAAGAACGTACCGGAGACGCCCATGCTCCCAT GTTTTCTTGTAGCTGTACAATTAGTGGTATTGTGTATGGAAGTGGCACTGGAACTTCTCTAGCTGCTGCAAAACAAGCTGCTGCAAAACAAGCATTTGAGAAGCTAAATAAGGAAGACACTCTAACA atgggAAGTAAATATTCTAATGGCAATTCTACATTTAGCAAATGTAGCAATTCCTCTCGAGTGCCAACTCAGACGGACTCGGA CAGTATTTGCTTTGAAGACTCAGCTGCAAAGTTGGtagaaaaaatgaaagatgtgGCAGTAAGTGAaaagccttctcctcctcag AGGGATGCACAAGGTTCTGCCTTGAAATGTGGAAG aaaattgGCAGCTAATTTATATAATGCAAGAAaccaggaagagaaaagaaagatgtcgGATTCAGATGAAAGTCTGCCAGATTTGGACACAAATACCAGTGAAGAGAATGGAAGTCCATACACTGTGAATAAAAG atttcttgagagttttaaaaatattgagcCCATTGGTGAAGGTGGTTTTGGGAATGTTTTCAAGGCAACAGGAAAGCTTGATGAAAGAACCTATGCAGTCAAACGAGTTTGCTTCACAAA GAATGTAAGGCGTGAAGTAAAAGAACTTGCAGCACTTGACCACGAAAACATAGTACGGTATTACTGTAGCTGGAAAGGATGTGACTGTGTAACTCATCCAGACTCAAG GCAGAAGTCAGACAAAGAAACTGTCTGTCTTTTCATCCAAATGGAATTATGTGAACAAGGGACATTGGAAAACTGGATTGAAAAGAATAGACGAGACCTGAAGTATCATGAGAAGGCACAAACCAAATTTTTACAAATACTGAAAGGAGTGAAATATATTCATTCTAAAGAGTTAATTCATCGAGATCTCAAG cCTCAGAATATATTCATATCAcgtgaagataaaataaaaataggtgaCTTTGGTCTTGTGACTTCTGTGGCATATGGGACTCTGACTGAGAACAGAGGAACAAAATCATATATGGCACCAGAACAG GTATGGCATAATGTTAGAGAAAGTAATCTTCCAGCGAGCTTCACCAACCAGTTTCCAACAAAG gCACCTATAATCAAAAAGATGCTTTCAAGAAACCCTTCAGGAAGATACTCTGCATCTGAAATACTTGAGTTTTTTAAGTCTGTTGATAAAGACAGCTCACTGAAAACTCATACTCAGTGA
- the EIF2AK2 gene encoding interferon-induced, double-stranded RNA-activated protein kinase isoform X1, with protein sequence MEREYMEKINHYCQKHKLRLAYIDVGMTGPSHDPEFTVVVKINGVEYGTGTGKKKKEAKAVAAKKTWEVIEKRPESPSNVQAAELMTTQATLLPVPASNYVSLLNMYSQRTLQIVDYPNKERTGDAHAPMFSCSCTISGIVYGSGTGTSLAAAKQAAAKQAFEKLNKEDTLTMGSKYSNGNSTFSKCSNSSRVPTQTDSDSICFEDSAAKLVEKMKDVAVSEKPSPPQRDAQGSALKCGRKLAANLYNARNQEEKRKMSDSDESLPDLDTNTSEENGSPYTVNKRFLESFKNIEPIGEGGFGNVFKATGKLDERTYAVKRVCFTKNVRREVKELAALDHENIVRYYCSWKGCDCVTHPDSRQKSDKETVCLFIQMELCEQGTLENWIEKNRRDLKYHEKAQTKFLQILKGVKYIHSKELIHRDLKPQNIFISREDKIKIGDFGLVTSVAYGTLTENRGTKSYMAPEQFGDTYGNEVDIYALGLVWFEILSAFSGHEKIKVWHNVRESNLPASFTNQFPTKAPIIKKMLSRNPSGRYSASEILEFFKSVDKDSSLKTHTQ encoded by the exons GTTCACAGTTGTGGTTAAAATAAATGGTGTAGAATATGGTACAGGCACTggtaaaaaaaagaaggaagcaaaagcaGTAGCAGCAAAAAAAACCTGGGAAGTGATTGAGAAACGG CCAGAGAGTCCTTCAAATGTGCAAGCTGCAGAATTAATGACAACTCAAGCGACCTTATTACCTGTACCAGCCAGCAACTATGTCAGCCTACTAAATATGTATTCACAACGGACATTGCAAATAGTTGATTATCCTAACAAAGAACGTACCGGAGACGCCCATGCTCCCAT GTTTTCTTGTAGCTGTACAATTAGTGGTATTGTGTATGGAAGTGGCACTGGAACTTCTCTAGCTGCTGCAAAACAAGCTGCTGCAAAACAAGCATTTGAGAAGCTAAATAAGGAAGACACTCTAACA atgggAAGTAAATATTCTAATGGCAATTCTACATTTAGCAAATGTAGCAATTCCTCTCGAGTGCCAACTCAGACGGACTCGGA CAGTATTTGCTTTGAAGACTCAGCTGCAAAGTTGGtagaaaaaatgaaagatgtgGCAGTAAGTGAaaagccttctcctcctcag AGGGATGCACAAGGTTCTGCCTTGAAATGTGGAAG aaaattgGCAGCTAATTTATATAATGCAAGAAaccaggaagagaaaagaaagatgtcgGATTCAGATGAAAGTCTGCCAGATTTGGACACAAATACCAGTGAAGAGAATGGAAGTCCATACACTGTGAATAAAAG atttcttgagagttttaaaaatattgagcCCATTGGTGAAGGTGGTTTTGGGAATGTTTTCAAGGCAACAGGAAAGCTTGATGAAAGAACCTATGCAGTCAAACGAGTTTGCTTCACAAA GAATGTAAGGCGTGAAGTAAAAGAACTTGCAGCACTTGACCACGAAAACATAGTACGGTATTACTGTAGCTGGAAAGGATGTGACTGTGTAACTCATCCAGACTCAAG GCAGAAGTCAGACAAAGAAACTGTCTGTCTTTTCATCCAAATGGAATTATGTGAACAAGGGACATTGGAAAACTGGATTGAAAAGAATAGACGAGACCTGAAGTATCATGAGAAGGCACAAACCAAATTTTTACAAATACTGAAAGGAGTGAAATATATTCATTCTAAAGAGTTAATTCATCGAGATCTCAAG cCTCAGAATATATTCATATCAcgtgaagataaaataaaaataggtgaCTTTGGTCTTGTGACTTCTGTGGCATATGGGACTCTGACTGAGAACAGAGGAACAAAATCATATATGGCACCAGAACAG TTCGGGGACACATATGGAAATGAAGTAGATATTTATGCACTGGGATTAGTTTGGTTTGAAATTCTTTCGGCATTCAGTGGTCATGAGAAAATTAAG GTATGGCATAATGTTAGAGAAAGTAATCTTCCAGCGAGCTTCACCAACCAGTTTCCAACAAAG gCACCTATAATCAAAAAGATGCTTTCAAGAAACCCTTCAGGAAGATACTCTGCATCTGAAATACTTGAGTTTTTTAAGTCTGTTGATAAAGACAGCTCACTGAAAACTCATACTCAGTGA